In Bernardetia sp., a genomic segment contains:
- a CDS encoding CHAT domain-containing protein, translating into MKKQILGSGDKELISQYENWKKEKEKYINLLQTPLQERDKNINISKLASQINELEREISKKSASFKENTNQREYNWQHVRETLKQDEAAIEMIHLVRYNLKDEATDTVYVALIISAETTESPELLVLENGNELENGAFTFYQNNVEFTLDDTESYHLYWKPIQDKLDSLSNKGYSKIYFSPDGIYHKLNLNTLLNPTTQKFILEEQNIKLITSSRDLIEFKGTNRDIDLSKNFKNYEAFLIGYPTYNLNGKDTLKIKGTDRSLNGLQRVVGTQAVIPILEGTRVETNQINSLFDKNNIFTNLLQEKEATEENIKALKNPTILHIATHGFFIQPPKGKITTMQEAEDRSLLENPLLRSGLLLAGCQNPQVGEEDGILSAEEAMNLSLDSTELVVLSACETGLGDIQNGEGVYGLQRAFRQAGAKTILMSLWKVSDDATQLLMTTFYKEFLSGKPKREAFKLAQLKLKEQYPAPYYWGAFVMVGE; encoded by the coding sequence ATGAAAAAGCAAATTTTAGGTAGTGGAGATAAAGAATTAATAAGTCAATACGAAAACTGGAAAAAAGAAAAAGAAAAATATATTAATCTACTTCAAACACCACTTCAAGAGCGAGATAAAAATATCAATATTTCAAAATTGGCATCTCAAATCAATGAACTAGAGCGAGAAATTTCCAAAAAATCAGCTTCTTTTAAGGAAAATACCAATCAAAGAGAATACAACTGGCAACACGTCAGAGAAACACTAAAACAAGATGAAGCTGCTATCGAAATGATTCATTTAGTAAGATATAACCTAAAAGATGAAGCTACTGATACAGTTTATGTTGCTTTAATCATCTCAGCAGAAACCACTGAAAGTCCAGAACTATTAGTATTAGAAAATGGAAATGAACTTGAAAACGGAGCATTTACTTTTTATCAGAATAACGTTGAGTTTACATTAGACGATACAGAATCTTATCATTTATACTGGAAACCTATTCAAGATAAACTAGATAGCCTCTCTAACAAAGGATATTCTAAAATATATTTCTCACCAGATGGCATATATCACAAACTCAACTTAAATACACTTCTAAACCCAACAACACAGAAGTTTATATTAGAAGAACAAAATATCAAACTCATTACGAGCAGTAGAGATTTGATAGAGTTTAAAGGCACAAACAGAGATATTGACCTAAGCAAAAATTTCAAAAACTATGAAGCTTTCTTAATAGGTTATCCAACATATAATCTAAATGGAAAAGATACTCTAAAGATAAAGGGTACAGACCGAAGTCTAAATGGATTACAACGTGTAGTAGGAACACAAGCTGTAATTCCTATTTTGGAAGGAACAAGAGTAGAAACCAACCAAATCAATTCTCTTTTTGATAAAAACAATATTTTCACAAACCTTTTACAGGAAAAGGAAGCCACAGAAGAAAACATAAAGGCTCTCAAAAATCCTACAATTTTACATATTGCTACCCATGGCTTTTTTATTCAGCCTCCAAAAGGCAAAATAACAACAATGCAAGAAGCAGAAGATAGAAGCCTTTTAGAGAATCCTTTGCTTAGAAGTGGACTATTGTTAGCAGGTTGCCAAAACCCACAAGTGGGAGAAGAAGATGGTATTTTATCCGCCGAAGAAGCTATGAATCTTAGTCTTGATAGCACAGAGTTAGTTGTTCTTTCTGCCTGTGAAACAGGCTTAGGTGATATTCAGAATGGAGAAGGAGTGTATGGACTTCAAAGAGCCTTTCGACAAGCAGGTGCAAAAACAATCTTGATGTCGCTTTGGAAAGTAAGTGATGATGCCACACAGCTTTTGATGACTACTTTCTATAAAGAATTTTTGAGTGGAAAACCAAAACGAGAAGCCTTCAAACTCGCTCAACTCAAACTCAAAGAACAGTACCCAGCACCTTATTACTGGGGAGCTTTTGTAATGGTAGGGGAATAG